Proteins encoded together in one Ferroglobus placidus DSM 10642 window:
- a CDS encoding AAA family ATPase — translation MIRDVCEKIVEEVKKIFVSSGDVVEKTLAAALCNGNVLFEDYPGLGKTLLAKAFARVIGAEYKRIQFTPDLLPADITGTKVFRNGRFELVKGPIFTNVLLADEINRSPPKTQAALLEAMEERQVTIEGETLKLPEPFFVIATQNPIEQEGTYPLPEAQLDRFLIRLKPGYPKSVEEEMEILRRRISWKKDDPTDEITPVVSLEEFRSMQKFVEEIFVHEDILRYIAEIVRKTREHEIVEIGASPRGALALMKMSRAIAAINGRDYVIPDDVKLVAKEVLSHRIILKIEYAVEGYSGEDVIEDALREVEVPKVVR, via the coding sequence ATGATTAGAGATGTTTGCGAAAAAATAGTTGAGGAAGTTAAGAAAATCTTCGTTTCGAGCGGTGACGTCGTTGAAAAAACTCTCGCAGCAGCACTGTGCAACGGTAACGTTCTCTTCGAAGACTACCCCGGTTTAGGGAAAACATTACTTGCCAAAGCCTTCGCAAGGGTTATTGGGGCGGAATACAAAAGAATCCAGTTCACTCCAGATTTGCTGCCAGCTGACATAACCGGAACAAAGGTTTTCAGGAATGGAAGGTTCGAGCTCGTAAAAGGACCGATTTTCACGAACGTTCTCTTAGCCGATGAGATAAACAGAAGTCCACCAAAAACCCAGGCTGCTCTGCTTGAGGCTATGGAAGAGAGGCAGGTAACTATAGAAGGCGAGACGCTAAAGCTTCCAGAACCTTTCTTCGTCATAGCGACTCAAAATCCAATAGAGCAGGAAGGGACGTATCCTCTTCCAGAGGCTCAGCTCGACAGGTTTCTGATAAGGTTGAAGCCCGGTTATCCGAAGAGTGTTGAAGAGGAGATGGAAATACTCAGAAGGAGAATCTCGTGGAAGAAGGATGATCCGACGGACGAAATAACTCCGGTAGTTTCCCTCGAAGAATTTAGGAGTATGCAGAAGTTCGTCGAAGAGATCTTCGTTCACGAGGACATACTGAGGTACATAGCGGAGATAGTTAGAAAGACGAGGGAGCACGAAATTGTTGAAATAGGCGCGAGTCCGAGAGGTGCCTTAGCTTTGATGAAAATGTCGAGAGCGATAGCGGCGATAAACGGGAGAGACTACGTAATTCCAGACGACGTCAAGCTCGTGGCTAAGGAAGTCCTTTCCCACAGAATAATTCTCAAAATAGAGTACGCCGTAGAAGGTTACAGCGGAGAAGATGTTATAGAAGACGCTTTAAGAGAGGTTGAGGTGCCGAAGGTGGTTAGATGA
- a CDS encoding competence/damage-inducible protein A, with protein sequence MKFAIVSVGNELLRGDIVNDNAKYIAQKLAALGHSVERIVVVPDRVDDIVEELRRLLKYDFIFVTGGLGATHDDVTAEAIAKALNRSLVLDEKAVKQVKRWTDKKEVVEKVAKIPAESEVIQNDVGVAPAFITGKIAALPGVPAEMRDTFEKIVKRFEKLEVYEEDVIVEGKEEDFLEKLNSVVRKFPDVEIGSYPKPGYVVLKFRGKKERVLEAKREFLS encoded by the coding sequence ATGAAGTTCGCTATAGTCAGCGTGGGAAACGAGCTGCTCAGAGGAGATATCGTCAACGATAACGCAAAGTACATAGCTCAAAAGCTCGCAGCTCTCGGGCACAGCGTTGAGAGAATAGTTGTCGTGCCAGATAGAGTCGACGACATCGTCGAAGAGCTTAGAAGACTTTTGAAGTACGATTTTATCTTCGTAACCGGAGGATTGGGGGCTACGCACGACGACGTTACTGCTGAAGCGATTGCTAAGGCTTTGAACAGATCCCTCGTTCTCGATGAGAAGGCAGTGAAGCAGGTGAAGAGGTGGACAGACAAGAAAGAGGTCGTAGAGAAGGTTGCGAAGATTCCAGCAGAGAGCGAAGTTATTCAGAACGATGTCGGAGTTGCTCCGGCATTCATAACTGGTAAGATAGCAGCTTTACCGGGAGTTCCCGCTGAGATGAGGGATACCTTCGAAAAGATCGTAAAAAGGTTCGAAAAGCTGGAAGTCTACGAAGAAGATGTCATTGTCGAGGGTAAAGAAGAGGATTTCCTCGAAAAGCTGAACAGCGTTGTTAGAAAGTTTCCGGACGTTGAAATCGGCTCGTATCCAAAGCCGGGATACGTTGTTTTGAAGTTTAGAGGAAAAAAGGAGAGAGTACTCGAAGCTAAAAGGGAGTTCCTCTCATGA
- a CDS encoding 2,5-diamino-6-(ribosylamino)-4(3H)-pyrimidinone 5'-phosphate reductase, whose amino-acid sequence MKPFVFVNVAASVDGKISNERRVQLRISSKEDMERVDKLRAESDAIMVGIGTVLADNPKLTVKSDELRKKRVLEGKPENPLRVVVDSKARIPEDALILNDEAETLLAVSKKADLEKLKKLQEKAMIFVAGEERVDLSELMEFLYHIGVRKLMVEGGGELIASLFREGLVDEIYVYYGNVIIAGKNSPTIADGKSLDEPAELELLEFKKLGGGILTRWRVKRKRFN is encoded by the coding sequence ATGAAGCCCTTCGTTTTCGTTAACGTTGCCGCGAGCGTCGACGGAAAAATAAGTAACGAAAGGAGAGTTCAGCTGAGAATTTCGTCAAAAGAGGACATGGAAAGGGTGGATAAGCTTAGAGCTGAGAGCGACGCAATAATGGTCGGGATAGGAACGGTTTTAGCTGACAATCCAAAACTGACCGTGAAAAGTGATGAGTTGAGAAAAAAGAGAGTTCTTGAAGGCAAGCCTGAAAATCCCCTAAGGGTTGTCGTAGACAGTAAAGCGAGAATTCCGGAAGACGCTTTGATTTTGAACGACGAAGCCGAAACTCTTTTGGCTGTTTCTAAAAAAGCTGATCTCGAAAAATTGAAAAAGCTTCAGGAAAAGGCTATGATTTTCGTAGCTGGGGAGGAGAGAGTCGATTTGAGCGAGCTCATGGAATTTCTCTACCACATAGGAGTGAGAAAGCTAATGGTCGAGGGTGGAGGAGAGCTGATAGCTTCTCTCTTCAGGGAGGGATTGGTTGACGAAATCTACGTTTACTACGGAAACGTGATAATAGCAGGAAAAAATTCGCCAACTATAGCGGATGGAAAGAGCTTAGACGAGCCAGCTGAACTCGAATTACTCGAATTTAAAAAGCTCGGAGGCGGAATCCTTACGAGATGGAGGGTAAAAAGGAAAAGATTTAATTGA
- a CDS encoding manganese-dependent inorganic pyrophosphatase — protein sequence MKVYVVGHMNPDTDSVCSAIVFSYLLNKWKEKDGLIKIDGEAVPVIQGEPNPETKFVLEKFGVEKPEIIEDVEGKTIALVDFSEKAQAPKNIEKAEIIAIVDHHKIGDITTPNPILFVNLPVGCTATVLKKLFDWSGVEIPKELAGLMLASILSDTVIFKSATTTELDKEAAKELAKIAGIENIEEFGIEVKAKLSAVDELSARDIILRDFKDFDMSGNKVGIGQIELVDLKLIEGRKEEILEELKKMKEEGGYHTVALMLTDIIKEGTELLVVTDDASVIEKAFGKKLEGNSVWLEGVMSRKKQVVPPLENAFSS from the coding sequence ATGAAAGTGTACGTTGTAGGGCACATGAATCCCGACACAGATTCCGTCTGCTCCGCAATAGTATTCTCGTACCTTCTGAACAAGTGGAAGGAAAAGGACGGGCTTATTAAGATAGATGGAGAGGCTGTTCCGGTAATTCAGGGCGAACCGAATCCGGAAACGAAGTTCGTTCTTGAAAAGTTTGGCGTGGAAAAACCGGAGATTATAGAAGACGTCGAAGGAAAAACCATAGCTTTAGTCGATTTCAGCGAAAAAGCGCAGGCTCCGAAGAACATAGAAAAGGCAGAGATAATCGCCATAGTCGACCACCACAAAATAGGAGACATAACAACACCAAACCCGATCCTCTTCGTGAACTTGCCAGTGGGGTGCACAGCCACAGTCCTCAAAAAGCTCTTCGACTGGAGTGGAGTGGAAATTCCCAAAGAGCTTGCCGGATTGATGCTCGCGTCAATTTTAAGCGACACAGTCATTTTCAAATCTGCTACAACAACGGAGCTTGACAAAGAGGCTGCAAAAGAGCTTGCAAAGATTGCGGGAATAGAGAACATCGAGGAGTTTGGTATAGAAGTGAAGGCGAAGCTTTCTGCTGTAGACGAGCTATCAGCGAGAGACATAATTTTGAGAGACTTCAAAGACTTCGACATGAGCGGAAACAAAGTGGGAATAGGGCAGATAGAACTCGTGGACTTGAAGCTAATCGAAGGAAGAAAGGAGGAAATTCTGGAAGAGCTCAAGAAGATGAAAGAGGAAGGAGGCTACCACACGGTAGCGCTAATGCTCACGGATATAATAAAGGAAGGGACCGAGCTGCTCGTCGTTACCGACGATGCAAGCGTTATCGAGAAAGCTTTCGGTAAGAAGCTCGAAGGAAATTCAGTTTGGCTCGAAGGAGTGATGAGCAGAAAGAAGCAAGTCGTTCCACCTCTTGAGAACGCATTTTCTTCGTAA
- a CDS encoding cytochrome c family protein, with product MKHVTRALLLFVFIVLVFISAIFTLRALGEEYYPGIPDSLLGIKGLYGYDRNEKEIIRNEPDFLGKEYCKNCHGEIYEKSLKGKHNFECETCHGAGKGHPDKDLSVENTREFCLNCHKPVIARPDFSLVYDWETHGYPDKPCTVCHDAHYPWFG from the coding sequence ATGAAACACGTAACAAGAGCCCTACTTTTGTTTGTCTTTATAGTTCTCGTTTTTATCTCTGCTATTTTCACTTTGCGAGCACTGGGAGAAGAATACTACCCCGGGATTCCAGACAGTCTTCTTGGCATCAAAGGACTTTACGGATACGACAGAAACGAAAAGGAAATAATTAGAAACGAGCCAGATTTTCTGGGGAAAGAATACTGCAAGAACTGTCACGGGGAAATTTACGAAAAAAGTTTGAAGGGTAAGCACAACTTCGAGTGCGAAACCTGTCACGGAGCTGGGAAGGGGCATCCAGATAAGGATTTGAGCGTTGAAAATACGAGAGAATTCTGCCTGAACTGCCACAAGCCCGTGATAGCGAGACCGGACTTCAGCTTGGTTTACGACTGGGAAACGCATGGATATCCGGATAAGCCTTGTACGGTTTGTCACGACGCCCACTATCCGTGGTTCGGGTGA
- a CDS encoding 4Fe-4S dicluster domain-containing protein, translated as MISRREFLKSGIKLAIILTLPVSSAKSEKYVYVIDSSRCIGCGSCVRACREENKVPEGKYRTWVERYVVYMNEGIEEVYVESPEGGEHGFEDLDFNDKEVLRAYFVPKLCMHCEKPPCVKVCPVNATWLTDDGFVLIDEDHCIGCKYCIQACPYGARYFHEEKHVVDKCTWCYHRVKRGMKPACVHVCPTKARIFGKISDKEIEERLRDPTIKILKPELNTRPKVFYQKVGWEVW; from the coding sequence ATGATTTCCCGAAGGGAGTTTCTGAAGAGCGGGATAAAGCTTGCGATAATTTTAACGTTGCCAGTTTCTTCAGCTAAGAGCGAGAAGTACGTTTACGTGATAGACTCATCCCGCTGCATAGGTTGTGGAAGCTGCGTTAGAGCTTGCAGAGAGGAGAACAAAGTGCCTGAAGGGAAGTACAGAACGTGGGTGGAGAGGTACGTTGTTTACATGAACGAGGGGATAGAGGAGGTTTACGTCGAATCTCCAGAAGGGGGAGAGCACGGATTCGAAGATTTGGATTTCAACGATAAAGAGGTGCTAAGAGCTTACTTCGTTCCCAAGCTGTGCATGCACTGCGAAAAACCTCCTTGCGTTAAGGTTTGCCCGGTCAACGCAACCTGGCTAACTGATGACGGTTTCGTTTTAATCGACGAGGATCACTGCATTGGCTGTAAGTACTGCATCCAAGCATGCCCCTACGGAGCGAGGTACTTCCACGAGGAGAAGCACGTCGTTGATAAGTGCACGTGGTGTTACCACAGAGTTAAGAGAGGAATGAAGCCAGCATGCGTCCACGTTTGCCCGACTAAGGCGAGAATTTTCGGAAAAATAAGCGACAAGGAGATAGAGGAAAGGCTGAGAGATCCGACGATAAAAATCCTGAAGCCCGAGCTGAACACGAGACCAAAAGTGTTCTACCAGAAAGTTGGTTGGGAGGTGTGGTAA
- the nrfD gene encoding NrfD/PsrC family molybdoenzyme membrane anchor subunit → MSEAFGYVYPNHEVFWGILIVIYPYFVSIITGMVTIYAISEFWRKELKPLEKMILVGTFPFVLSALLPLLLDLGQPQRAFEIYVTPNFSSVMAVFGIVYLTELFAILGELWFVYRVDFIWWSQTERNPIKKLIYKILTLGVYDISRKAIEVDHKIIKVLTFVELIAAWCLSYVSFLFGVVKSNPWWNTTILPVSFVFGGLAAGGAMVLILYLIFSSHYGKRVDEKIIDIISNYVFFFLLAAFALEMINTILYAYKEDVAWAVIRITSTELAVPMAIAVIGSLEALLFLRYSRMVSGALKQIMVGIASVSVLIAVFALRWNMVIGAQLVDYSLRGYVSYTPPLFGKEGVLAALLVLAAPFVLMAIVNYFLPPYEKEVKETEISRPTTSVSEA, encoded by the coding sequence ATGAGCGAAGCTTTCGGCTACGTTTATCCGAACCACGAGGTCTTCTGGGGAATACTCATCGTAATCTATCCGTACTTCGTTAGCATAATCACCGGAATGGTTACGATTTACGCTATAAGCGAATTCTGGAGGAAAGAGCTAAAACCTCTGGAGAAAATGATCCTCGTGGGAACTTTTCCGTTCGTGCTTTCCGCTCTACTTCCTTTGCTTTTAGACCTCGGACAGCCTCAGAGAGCTTTTGAAATCTACGTAACCCCCAATTTCTCCTCGGTGATGGCAGTTTTCGGTATCGTTTACTTGACGGAGCTGTTCGCCATACTCGGAGAGCTGTGGTTCGTTTACAGAGTTGACTTCATCTGGTGGTCTCAGACTGAGAGAAATCCGATAAAAAAGTTGATTTACAAAATACTCACCCTCGGAGTTTACGATATAAGCAGGAAAGCGATAGAAGTTGATCACAAAATCATAAAGGTTCTTACGTTCGTCGAGCTTATAGCTGCGTGGTGTCTCAGCTACGTTTCGTTCCTCTTCGGAGTTGTTAAGTCAAATCCATGGTGGAACACAACGATTTTACCAGTCAGTTTCGTCTTCGGAGGATTGGCTGCAGGAGGAGCTATGGTTCTCATACTCTACTTGATATTCTCCAGCCACTACGGAAAGAGAGTGGACGAGAAAATCATCGATATAATATCTAACTACGTCTTCTTCTTCCTCCTCGCAGCGTTTGCTTTGGAGATGATCAACACGATTCTCTACGCCTACAAAGAAGACGTCGCATGGGCTGTGATTAGAATCACCTCTACCGAGCTTGCAGTCCCAATGGCTATAGCCGTTATCGGCTCCCTCGAAGCTTTGCTCTTCCTCAGGTACTCAAGGATGGTTAGCGGAGCTCTCAAACAGATAATGGTCGGCATAGCAAGCGTATCCGTGCTGATAGCAGTTTTCGCTCTGAGATGGAACATGGTAATCGGAGCGCAGCTTGTGGATTACAGTCTGAGAGGTTACGTCTCCTACACTCCGCCACTCTTCGGAAAAGAGGGAGTCTTAGCGGCACTTCTCGTTTTAGCAGCACCCTTCGTATTAATGGCAATCGTAAACTACTTCTTACCGCCATACGAAAAAGAGGTTAAGGAAACTGAAATTTCGAGACCGACGACTTCAGTGAGCGAGGCATGA
- a CDS encoding NapC/NirT family cytochrome c codes for MKWKCPFCGYENESEKLVCEVCGKQFKWRKGKLVEVKKRPPEFWISIFILTFAIIFNAILIGVEYASDPKICTSCHEMEKYFESWNESTHKGIKCYECHYGRGVLNFLRGTYHSLSVLQPKVPPYVNLPANISSENCLSCHGDIEKVKYVHYGEINFSHVNHLNGYKRGFLKLECVSCHREIVIGSHIAVKNSTCFVCHFYETPEGVPISGCPSCHNYHDIEFVVGNRTFKHSVHVERGIKCIFCHEKTYVLIGNMEVKCKKCHVREMNATLPDLTMHGIHVNKFKLDCLQCHPDIVHKPIVSEEKCKTCHPDIKYEKKEEEKKKEEEGVVKEEEKGEGVTIIP; via the coding sequence ATGAAGTGGAAGTGTCCGTTTTGCGGCTACGAAAACGAATCGGAAAAGCTCGTATGCGAGGTATGCGGAAAGCAGTTCAAGTGGAGAAAGGGGAAGCTCGTAGAGGTTAAAAAACGTCCTCCGGAGTTCTGGATTTCAATTTTTATTTTAACCTTTGCAATAATATTTAACGCAATTTTGATAGGAGTCGAGTACGCAAGCGACCCAAAGATCTGCACGAGCTGTCACGAGATGGAGAAGTACTTCGAAAGCTGGAACGAATCAACGCATAAGGGAATAAAGTGCTACGAGTGCCACTACGGCAGAGGAGTTCTGAACTTTTTGCGCGGCACGTATCACTCGCTATCAGTTCTTCAGCCAAAAGTGCCTCCCTACGTTAACCTTCCGGCGAACATTTCCAGCGAAAATTGCCTGAGTTGTCATGGAGATATTGAAAAGGTAAAGTACGTACACTACGGAGAGATAAACTTCAGCCACGTCAACCACTTAAACGGCTACAAGAGAGGTTTTCTAAAGTTGGAGTGCGTGAGCTGTCACAGAGAAATAGTTATCGGCAGCCACATTGCTGTGAAAAATTCCACGTGCTTCGTCTGCCATTTCTACGAAACTCCGGAAGGAGTCCCCATTAGCGGCTGTCCCTCATGCCACAACTACCACGATATAGAATTCGTCGTCGGAAACAGAACTTTCAAGCATTCGGTTCACGTGGAGAGGGGAATAAAGTGCATATTCTGCCACGAGAAGACGTACGTGCTTATAGGAAATATGGAAGTTAAGTGCAAAAAATGCCACGTTAGAGAGATGAACGCCACGCTGCCAGACTTAACTATGCACGGCATACACGTCAACAAGTTTAAACTCGATTGCTTGCAGTGCCATCCAGACATCGTGCACAAGCCGATAGTTAGCGAAGAGAAATGCAAAACGTGCCATCCAGACATAAAATACGAAAAGAAGGAAGAGGAAAAGAAAAAGGAGGAAGAAGGAGTGGTGAAAGAAGAGGAGAAGGGTGAAGGCGTTACTATAATTCCATGA
- a CDS encoding coiled-coil protein has product MMLEKLEERKEQLEKELQSYIAKRDELNKLSKEYAQKRDELNSQVRELLSKVRELKQKRDEFNSKAKEIRAKRKELYNEIDRLYKELDRVRRSIDKGGRPLGEIEKEIRRLEFRQQTAVLTIERERALVERIARLKKELEERKQQLERHEEFRKLIAKIRELKEEVRKLTEEMNSYVSEADKYHAEIVEILQKVEELRKNADEMHKKFVESKKEADRCHAEVVRIRKDIKDLDKVIKALKAKQAKSKEDLEREELMRRAREIYEMFKRGEKIETEDLLILQRAGFI; this is encoded by the coding sequence ATGATGCTGGAGAAACTTGAAGAGAGAAAAGAGCAACTCGAAAAGGAGCTCCAAAGTTATATAGCAAAGAGGGACGAGCTAAACAAGTTGTCCAAGGAGTACGCCCAGAAGAGAGACGAACTGAATTCGCAGGTTAGAGAGCTTTTATCTAAGGTTAGGGAGTTGAAGCAGAAGAGAGACGAGTTCAACAGCAAGGCGAAAGAAATAAGGGCGAAGAGGAAGGAGCTATACAACGAGATAGACAGACTCTACAAAGAGCTCGACAGAGTAAGGAGAAGCATAGACAAAGGAGGAAGACCTCTGGGAGAAATAGAGAAAGAGATTAGAAGGTTGGAATTCAGGCAGCAGACGGCTGTTTTAACGATAGAAAGGGAAAGAGCTTTGGTTGAAAGGATTGCCAGATTAAAGAAAGAGCTTGAAGAGAGAAAGCAGCAGCTGGAAAGGCACGAAGAGTTCAGAAAGCTCATTGCGAAAATTAGAGAACTAAAGGAGGAAGTTAGAAAACTTACCGAGGAAATGAACAGCTACGTAAGCGAAGCAGACAAATACCACGCTGAGATCGTGGAAATTCTCCAGAAAGTGGAAGAGCTGAGAAAGAATGCCGATGAGATGCACAAGAAGTTCGTGGAAAGCAAGAAGGAAGCTGACAGGTGTCACGCGGAAGTCGTGAGGATCAGAAAGGACATAAAAGACCTCGACAAAGTCATAAAAGCCTTAAAAGCGAAGCAAGCGAAATCGAAGGAGGATCTGGAGAGAGAAGAACTTATGAGAAGAGCCAGAGAGATCTACGAGATGTTCAAGAGAGGAGAGAAGATCGAAACTGAGGATTTGTTAATACTTCAGAGAGCAGGATTTATTTAA
- a CDS encoding glutaredoxin family protein, with translation MVKVYALTTCPYCKKTKKFLEENGVDFEIIYIDKLSGEERKKVVEEVHKLTGMYAVPVTVHGDKVIVGYKEDELKKLVEELKK, from the coding sequence ATGGTAAAGGTTTACGCTCTGACCACTTGCCCTTACTGCAAGAAGACGAAAAAGTTTCTCGAAGAAAACGGAGTCGATTTTGAAATAATTTACATAGACAAACTGAGCGGCGAGGAGAGGAAGAAAGTTGTGGAGGAAGTTCACAAACTAACTGGAATGTACGCAGTACCAGTTACCGTTCACGGGGATAAAGTAATAGTCGGTTACAAAGAAGATGAGCTCAAAAAACTCGTGGAGGAGTTGAAAAAATGA
- a CDS encoding ferredoxin-thioredoxin reductase catalytic domain-containing protein, giving the protein MTPEEYVKLLEKVAERKGWKLNKDEELVLEFAKGLLENKKRYGFAYCPCRFPIGDKEIDRRIICPCVYAKEDIEKYGRCYCGLFVSKEVYEGKKKAAEVVPDRHAEFILKK; this is encoded by the coding sequence ATGACGCCTGAAGAGTACGTGAAACTTCTCGAAAAAGTTGCGGAAAGAAAAGGATGGAAGCTGAACAAAGACGAGGAGCTCGTTCTTGAGTTCGCAAAAGGGCTCCTCGAAAACAAGAAAAGGTACGGCTTCGCTTACTGTCCTTGCAGGTTTCCTATAGGAGATAAAGAAATAGACAGGAGAATCATCTGTCCGTGCGTTTACGCAAAGGAGGATATCGAAAAGTACGGTAGATGTTACTGCGGGCTTTTTGTTAGTAAGGAGGTTTACGAGGGAAAAAAGAAGGCTGCCGAAGTGGTTCCAGACAGGCATGCGGAGTTCATCTTGAAGAAATGA
- a CDS encoding DUF371 domain-containing protein — translation MGKILEVISAYGHENIKATHKTTFEITKEKELTPRGDCIIGVRADKSIRDVNEELKQILRNAERVEVVLRLPDYGLEERLFGFGSKKMSFEDENDVVVRKSDFVCGRTLLIRASKAARDLSREFVELLKDRKTIIEMLVIVEK, via the coding sequence ATGGGAAAAATTCTTGAAGTTATTTCTGCTTACGGTCACGAGAACATCAAAGCCACTCACAAAACTACTTTTGAAATAACCAAGGAAAAGGAACTCACTCCGAGGGGAGATTGTATAATTGGCGTTAGAGCTGACAAGTCCATTAGAGATGTAAACGAAGAGCTTAAGCAGATTTTGAGAAATGCGGAAAGAGTTGAAGTAGTTTTGAGACTTCCAGATTACGGTCTCGAAGAAAGGCTGTTCGGCTTCGGTTCGAAAAAGATGAGTTTTGAAGACGAGAACGATGTGGTTGTTAGGAAGAGCGATTTTGTTTGCGGAAGAACCTTGCTGATCAGAGCGAGCAAAGCTGCGAGAGATCTAAGCAGGGAATTCGTGGAACTTTTGAAGGATAGAAAAACTATCATCGAAATGCTTGTAATTGTGGAAAAGTAA
- a CDS encoding 30S ribosomal protein S15, with translation MARMHARRRGKSGSKRVYREGKPPWVDMSPEEVEKKVVELYKEGYEPSMIGMILRDRYGIPSVKQVTGKKITKILKEHGIEIKIPEDLKALIKKAINLRKHLEVHKKDIHNRRGLQLIEAKIWRLSEYYKEKGVLPKDWKYDPQRLEIELSK, from the coding sequence ATGGCACGAATGCATGCGAGAAGAAGAGGGAAGTCAGGGTCTAAAAGAGTTTACAGGGAAGGTAAGCCTCCGTGGGTCGACATGAGTCCGGAGGAAGTGGAAAAGAAGGTTGTGGAGCTTTACAAGGAAGGATACGAGCCGAGCATGATCGGAATGATCCTCAGAGACAGATACGGAATTCCTTCAGTTAAGCAGGTAACTGGAAAGAAGATCACGAAAATTTTGAAGGAGCACGGAATTGAGATAAAGATTCCCGAAGACCTCAAGGCTTTGATAAAGAAAGCCATCAATTTGAGAAAGCACTTGGAAGTTCACAAGAAAGACATCCACAACAGAAGAGGTTTGCAGCTAATTGAAGCGAAGATATGGAGGCTTAGCGAATACTATAAAGAGAAGGGGGTCCTTCCGAAGGACTGGAAGTACGATCCGCAGAGACTTGAGATCGAGCTTTCGAAGTGA
- a CDS encoding XTP/dITP diphosphatase, whose protein sequence is MKLNFVTTNEGKYREVRGIAEEYGIEVSWLNYRYDEFQGESLEEVALKSAKYLANRIEPMFVIEDSGLFVEALKGFPGVYSSYVFKTIGNEGILKLMEGVENRKAKFVAVVVFYDGSEFHIFKGEVEGRIAEEIRGTHGFGFDPIFEYQGKTFAEMGEEKNKVSHRRKAFQSFFEWLTKNF, encoded by the coding sequence ATGAAGTTGAACTTCGTTACGACAAATGAGGGGAAGTATCGGGAAGTTAGGGGAATAGCGGAGGAGTACGGAATAGAAGTTTCTTGGTTGAATTACCGCTACGACGAGTTTCAGGGAGAAAGTTTGGAAGAAGTAGCTTTGAAAAGTGCGAAGTATTTGGCTAATAGGATAGAACCAATGTTCGTGATAGAGGACAGCGGACTTTTCGTGGAGGCTTTGAAGGGTTTTCCCGGAGTTTACTCCTCTTACGTCTTCAAAACGATAGGTAACGAGGGAATTTTAAAACTGATGGAGGGCGTTGAGAACAGAAAAGCAAAATTTGTGGCTGTAGTGGTTTTTTACGACGGCTCCGAGTTTCACATCTTCAAGGGCGAGGTGGAGGGGAGGATAGCGGAGGAAATTAGGGGCACTCACGGATTCGGCTTCGATCCAATTTTCGAGTACCAAGGAAAAACTTTTGCGGAGATGGGGGAGGAAAAGAATAAGGTTAGTCACAGAAGAAAAGCTTTCCAAAGCTTCTTCGAGTGGCTCACAAAAAATTTTTAA